Genomic window (bacterium):
GCGAGCATTATCGCACCCTGTGATAAACGTGCATTGGAATAGCATAGTAAAGGGTATCGGAGGGACCGACACTGTCGATCATCTGGTATTGGAGAATGTTGTTACAAGACAGACTGTAGAGATGCCGGTCGATGGAGTATTTATCCTTATCGGCCTCGACCCGAACACAAAAATGCTCGATGGTCAGATCAATCTGGATGAGAACGGCTACATCATTACAGATGAGAATATGCAGACAAATATCCCCGGAGTATTCGCGGCGGGTGATGTTCGCCATAAACTGCTGCGACAGATAGTGACAGCCTGCGCGGACGGCGCGATAGCGGCCACCGCTGCCGAAAAGTATATCGAGTCCAGGCAGGGGTTAGGCAGCAAGCAGTAGGCGGCAGAGTAGAATCAGCCGGTTCATCATGATAAAAACCACACTTCGGAGTGTGCTCAAGCTGGCGCTGTCTGTTCTGGCAGCAGTAACGGCAGTCGTGCTTGTGGCAGCACTTGCAATACAATATAGAATCCACATTGCCAACGAGTGGCAGCAATATGTCTATTTGCCTGTAATGAGCGCGCCTCAAAAAGCAGACCGCGTGTTGGTCTTTGCGCCGCATTCGGATGACGAGACCCTCGGTTGCGCAGGGATGATTGCAAAGGCTGTCGAGAACGGGGCAAGTGTGCATGTCACGTTGATTACCAATGGCGATGGTTTTAGGTTCGCGGTCGGCAGAGCATACAAAACTTTAAGAGTCACTCCGAAAAAGTGTGTCACTTTTGCTTACAGGAGACAAAAAGAGACTCTGGGTGCACTCTCCAGTCTGGGCGTTCCGCCTGAGCGGGTTACGTTTCTCGGGTATCCTGACAGGGGCATTGTCCAGATGTGGACAAAGTACTGGGACAGGGACACTCTTTATCTTTCCCATGCGACCAAGTCCATGCATTCTCCCTACACCGATTCGCTGACCAGATATGCTCCATACTGCGGTGAGGCGCTGATGGATGACGTAATGCATGTTTTGGAGCGCGATAGGCCCACCGATGTATATCTGCCTCACCCACTGGATAATCACCCCGATCACTATGCCACCTATTGCTTTGTAGCAGCAGCTATCGAGCAGCTTATATCTGAGCATCGCGACTTCGCAAAAAAAATCAGGCTCCACACGTACCTGGTCCATAGAGGCGACTGGCCGGTTCCGAAGGGCTATCACCCCAAAGATCCGCTGGCTCCGCCATATGCAATGGCATCTGGTGACACTCGGTGGAAGTCGCTGCCATTGGGACCGCAGGTCGCCAAGCTCAAACGAAAGGCCATCGGCGAGTACAAGACCCAGACGGCTGTCGAGAAAAGCTTCATGATGAGCTTTGCCCGAGGCAATGAGATATTCGGCGATGTGCCGGATCGCAAAGTGAACAGGGTCGAGTCATGGCAAATTGCTGTAGACGGCAACCCCGATGACTGGCGAGGAATACCCCAGGCAGTGGTGGACCCGGTCGGCGATTATGTTATGGCGAGCCTGAGCAAGGGCGGTGACGTGCGTGCTATATACCTGTGCTCAGACAATGACTATCTTTACGTGCGCATCGACTGCGCAAAGAAGCTCTCGAAACAGGTGAGGTACACGATCAATGTCCGCGGGATCAGCGACACGGACTCGGATGACTGGTATACGGTCTCAATCAAACCTCCGCGCAGATGCACCCCAAAAGACACTCACTGGGCATACAAAAACAACGTGCTGGAGGTCGCAGTGCCGTTGAGCAAACTGCGCCTGGATGAAGACATGTTTATCCAGGTCAAGACCATGACTATGAAAATGACTGTTGACCAGACGGGCTGGCACGCCGTAGAGTTTGGCGCTGACTAAGCAGACGTAATTTCAGGTTTTGAGTGAAACGAACTGAGCGTGAAATCCAGATTTTTAAGCGTGGAGAGTTCGTTTTGGCTGTTTTTTTATTAGTTATTGGTTATTAGTTGTTAGTGACTGGTTGTGTGACTGCCAACCGGCTGTATCAAAATCGACTATTCCTTCCTTGTTCATTCTCAGAGAAAATTTCCCTCTCATAATAACAGTACGACAACTCGGGCAAAATGTGATGAAATGGCCGGTACATTTCAGCTAAATGTTGTTCATGGGTTGTGAATACAGGAGATTGGTGTTGGGGTGAGTGTGCCCGGCGGATTCGGCAGCGGAGCTTGGCTTTAGTGTTCGGCTTACACGTTATTTACTGCTACCGAATAACGAAAGCGCATACAGGGGATGAATATCCCAAATAACATAGGCCCGGGATTCAAATCCCGGACCATCAGGACTGCCAAAAATAGAGAAAGTCTATCTTGTGTTCCTCGTTGAAATGTACCAAATAGTAGCACGATGGCAATATTTTACTATAACGAACCAACTTGCCACCTTGAGGGATCAAATTGATTGGAATGTCGGGAAGCATCGTTTTATCATTACGATTCAGAACTATCGGAGTACTGTCCCAGAGATAGTTTGCCTGAGTTTCTGTCATACCGTAATCCAGCAAATTTTGTACACGTAATAATTCAATGCTGCTTTTGCACGTTTCCAAGCTGAAAAACAAATAAAGAACCAATCCAGTGAAGAGTATGCCTAATAAATAGATTTTGAGTTTACTAGAGCTGACCTTTGGGATGTTGCCCACATTTTCTTCCATTTCTGATTCTCCATTTGCAGCTTATGCTTCATTTACTATTTGAGTAAAAGCACGTGTCTACTCACCTTTTTCTTTCGTTTCTAGAGCAGAAATAAAAAGTGCCACACCTGATATAAATATCAAATATGGCGACCGTTGGTCACATGCTCCTAGAGTCGCCATACCGAAGCCAATTCCAAAAACTAAGAACGCTAATAATAGCCGCAAATTTCTGCGCTTTTTTATACCGAACGCTATACAGCAAGCTGCAGACATGGACAACGCGAATTTATCGATCCAATCCATTATGCTGGTGCCCTATTCCTTTTTCGCCCCAAGAACATCTGCAGCCTTCATAAACGAAGTCAGCAGGTCAATAGGTACAGGGAAGACGATTGTAGAGTTGTGTTCAGCGCCTACCTCAGTAAGGGTCTGCAAGAACCTAAGCTGCAGAGCCTGAGGGTTCTGGCTGATGATTGCTGCTGCATCTGCGAGTTTCTGCGCTGCCTGGAACTCACCCTCGGCGTTGATGACCTTTGCACGGCGCTCGCGCTCGGTCTCGGCCTGGTTCGCCATGGCGCGCTTCATAGTCTCAGGCAGACTGACGTCTCGCACCTGCACGCCGGTCACTTTGATGCCCCAAGGCTCTGTGGCCTCGTCGATTATGGTCTGCAGGTGCATGTTGACCTTCTCGCGCTCGGAGAGCAGTTCGTCAAGCTCCGCCTGACCGATTACGGAGCGCAGTGCAGTCTGAGCCTGCAGCGATGTTGCCCTGATCCAGTTCTCGACCTTGGTAATCGCGTTCTCGGCGTTCACCACCTGGAAGAAGACTACTGCATCCACCATCACCGACACGTTGTCGCGGGTGATGATCTCCTGCTTGGGCACATCCATCGTGATGACGCGGGTGTCGATCACGATCATCTTGTCGATTATCGGCCAGACGAACCTGATCCCCGGCAGTTTGACATGATCGAACCGCCCGAACCGCAGCAGCACGCCTCTGTCCCATTCACGGATTATGCGGATCGAGCTGAGCAGCACGATAACCACAAAGAAGATAATTACACCAAGAAAAGCGCTTAAAGCCTGCATTTGTTTCCTCCGAAATTGTTATTAGTTTTTCGAGGTAATTGCAAAAGTCATCAACCATGTCATTTCGAGCGCAGCGAGAAATCTGCTGTTACAGCGTTAGGTTCAAAGCAGATTCCTCACATTCGTTCGGAATGACAAAGATTAAGACGTTCTCTCGTTTTGCAATTGGCTCTTTTGCTATTGGTTGTTAGTGGGATCAGCATTATCCAACATACCGGACTAATCACTAAGAACCAATAACTAATCACTCTCATGCTTTCGCACGGTGAGTTTGAGACCGGACATGGACACCACATACACACTCTCGCCCTTTGATATGACGCCATGTTCGCTGGTGGCACTCCAGAGTGAGCCGTCAACAAATATCTCGCCTGTCGGGTCAAGGTCTGTCCTTGCTTCGCCTATATGTCCAACGACACCTTCCCTGCCCGACACATATGGCCGCCTCATAGCCCTGATTCCAAGGCTGATTACAAAGAAGAAAAATGCGCCGGTGACCAGAGCCACGGCAATTAGCACCCATAATGAAACCATAAAACCCTCCGACGACCGGAACAACATCATAAGCCCGAAAAACAGACTGACTACTCCACCCACCGACAACACCCCATGCGTTGGTGTGAACAGATCGATCATAAACAGCACTATAGCCAGGCCGATGAATGCAAAGCCCGCAGTGTTCACCGGGACCACTGAGTATGAATATAGCAGCAGCAGGACTGCGATCGAGCCGAGCACACCCGGAAATATTGCGCCGGGGTTGGCAAGCTCGTAGATGATGCCGTACATCGCGATCATGGTCAGAAACAATGTGACATACGGATTGCTCAAAAAGTGCAGGAACGAGTCCAGCATGCCCATCGGCATCTCTTTGAGCGGAGCATCGGCTGTGTGAAGCGTGACTATCGCGCCGCCTGTTTTTACTTTACGACCATCTATCTTTTTCATG
Coding sequences:
- a CDS encoding nodulation protein NfeD, which gives rise to MKRSIILITILLFLFPLAAHAAKVAPIYVLHLDGQIDPAVADYISDGIDRAQSEGAQAVLIVMDTPGGLLSSMQKIVKSFFAAKIPVIVYVSPSGAWAASAGALITMAADVAAMSPGSSIGAATPVSISPSGEAEKTDETLKRKQVNYTSEYARSIAEKRGRNADWAASAVREAATLTASAALKKNVIDYVAEDTPQLMKKIDGRKVKTGGAIVTLHTADAPLKEMPMGMLDSFLHFLSNPYVTLFLTMIAMYGIIYELANPGAIFPGVLGSIAVLLLLYSYSVVPVNTAGFAFIGLAIVLFMIDLFTPTHGVLSVGGVVSLFFGLMMLFRSSEGFMVSLWVLIAVALVTGAFFFFVISLGIRAMRRPYVSGREGVVGHIGEARTDLDPTGEIFVDGSLWSATSEHGVISKGESVYVVSMSGLKLTVRKHESD
- a CDS encoding SPFH domain-containing protein, which produces MQALSAFLGVIIFFVVIVLLSSIRIIREWDRGVLLRFGRFDHVKLPGIRFVWPIIDKMIVIDTRVITMDVPKQEIITRDNVSVMVDAVVFFQVVNAENAITKVENWIRATSLQAQTALRSVIGQAELDELLSEREKVNMHLQTIIDEATEPWGIKVTGVQVRDVSLPETMKRAMANQAETERERRAKVINAEGEFQAAQKLADAAAIISQNPQALQLRFLQTLTEVGAEHNSTIVFPVPIDLLTSFMKAADVLGAKKE
- a CDS encoding PIG-L family deacetylase; this translates as MIKTTLRSVLKLALSVLAAVTAVVLVAALAIQYRIHIANEWQQYVYLPVMSAPQKADRVLVFAPHSDDETLGCAGMIAKAVENGASVHVTLITNGDGFRFAVGRAYKTLRVTPKKCVTFAYRRQKETLGALSSLGVPPERVTFLGYPDRGIVQMWTKYWDRDTLYLSHATKSMHSPYTDSLTRYAPYCGEALMDDVMHVLERDRPTDVYLPHPLDNHPDHYATYCFVAAAIEQLISEHRDFAKKIRLHTYLVHRGDWPVPKGYHPKDPLAPPYAMASGDTRWKSLPLGPQVAKLKRKAIGEYKTQTAVEKSFMMSFARGNEIFGDVPDRKVNRVESWQIAVDGNPDDWRGIPQAVVDPVGDYVMASLSKGGDVRAIYLCSDNDYLYVRIDCAKKLSKQVRYTINVRGISDTDSDDWYTVSIKPPRRCTPKDTHWAYKNNVLEVAVPLSKLRLDEDMFIQVKTMTMKMTVDQTGWHAVEFGAD